A genomic region of Dreissena polymorpha isolate Duluth1 chromosome 4, UMN_Dpol_1.0, whole genome shotgun sequence contains the following coding sequences:
- the LOC127878223 gene encoding ragulator complex protein LAMTOR1-like, whose amino-acid sequence MGCCGSCFGDQDKELQDGQGRETDPLINPVNGQGPTHAYGESRPITQAPLPQTRGDETSALSKILHDTASHIIDVSSAEGRGIEQHEFHDKARQYSNKINMVLSSSGRTGKYKSTLPNGVSAPQIVLAAQPISLADIDLITNAAAKAAQVMRDVKVEHKEDLVVPFGVP is encoded by the exons ATGGGTTGCTGTGGAAGCTGTTTCGGGGATCAGGATAAAGAATTGCAG GATGGTCAAGGCAGAGAGACGGACCCGTTGATCAATCCAGTGAATGGACAAGGACCAACTCATGCATATGG GGAGTCACGTCCTATTACACAGGCTCCTCTGCCACAGACACGAGGGGATGAGACCTCCGCGCTCTCCAAAATTCTGCACGATACCGCAAG TCACATTATAGATGTATCCTCTGCTGAAGGAAGGGGCATTGAGCAGCATGAATTTCACGACAAAGCTAGACAATATAG CAATAAAATCAACATGGTGTTGTCCAGTTCGGGAAGGACAGGCAAATACAAAAGCACGCTACCAAACGGTGTCTCGGCTCCTCAGATAGTGTTGGCTGCTCAGCCGATCTCCTTAGCTGATATTGATTTA ATCACAAATGCTGCGGCCAAGGCAGCTCAAGTCATGAGGGACGTTAAAGTTGAACACAAAGAGGACTTGGTGGTACCATTCGGTGTGCCATGA
- the LOC127878224 gene encoding alpha-ketoglutarate dehydrogenase component 4-like isoform X1, translated as MKVLKMKMSALARTLQAVKPHVPSIKFPVRSTEALTTSGTHKLADSVSHVPAITPSPAPVKPVVTSSASEKIPSRYQRKKISKEEMEYIERGGPE; from the exons ATGAAAGttctaaaaatgaaaatgtctGCATTGGCAAGGACACTGCAG gCTGTCAAGCCACATGTTCCATCAATCAAATTCCCAGTACGGTCAACGGAAGCTTTGACAACAAGTGGAACTCATAAAC TTGCAGACTCGGTTTCCCATGTGCCAGCTATCACACCATCACCAGCTCCTGTTAAACCTGTGGTCACTTCATCAGCCTCAGAAAAGATTCCTTCCCGATATCAGCGCAAGAAAATCTCCAAAGAAGAAATGGAATATATAGAG AGAGGTGGACCAGAGTAG
- the LOC127878213 gene encoding probable asparagine--tRNA ligase, mitochondrial isoform X2: protein MSASVCYSKISGCILQRFSCHHRSAFYRCYRQSVKDVISILPNKTGVPVNIRGWLRNVRKQKRVLFCNLNDGSCYENLQIVADPSICQSELSPGVSVEVTGTLVPSVGKGQEVELQADSLTVLGPCDNEFYPFKPRTEYTQDFLRNYPHLRCRTLHHQNLLRIRDSATMAVHKFLQDNGFLFVHTPIITSSDCEGAGEMFHIKTNEELKSLNSEKPQQFFDRPSYLTVSGQLHLEIITGAFLRAYSFGPTFRAEKSPGRYHLAEFYMIEAEIAFTKSLDCVIQVMEDLVKSVTTSVFDKHESAIQDLWKQSNVEHISSIADRLTKNKYIRMTYTDAVNVLKQNSEKLSSIPNWGCDLSKEYEQFLVRYCDNVPVFVTDFPADLKPFYARTNSDEKTAVLLPALLSVCCSWIRCVL from the exons ATGTCAGCCTCCGTTTGTTACTCGAAGATATCTGGCTGCATTTTGCAGCGGTTTTCATGCCACCATAGATCAGCTTTTTATAGATGCTATCGACAATCCGTTAAAGATGTTATTAGTATATTGCCTAATAAAACTGGAGTTCCTGTAAATATACGA ggTTGGCTTCGCAATGTCAGAAAACAGAAGCGTGTGCTTTTTTGCAATTTGAATGATGGATCCTGTTATGAAAATCTACAGATTGTGGCTGACCCGTCCATATGTCAAAG CGAGTTGTCACCAGGGGTCAGTGTGGAGGTGACGGGCACTCTTGTCCCCAGTGTTGGTAAAGGTCAGGAGGTAGAACTACAAGCTGACTCCCTAACTGTGCTGGGACCATGTGATAATGAG TTTTACCCATTCAAGCCAAGGACAGAGTACACTCAAGACTTTTTAAGGAATTATCCGCACTTGAGATGCCGCACTCTACACCATCAAAACCTCCTTAGAATAAGAGACTCCGCAACAATGGCTGTACATAAATTCCTTCAG GATAATGGGTTTCTGTTTGTACACACCCCAATAATTACATCATCAGACTGTGAGGGTGCAGGTGAAATGTTTCACATAAAG ACTAATGAGGAGCTCAAGTCTTTAAACAGTGAGAAACCACAGCAGTTTTTTGACCGGCCCTCTTACTTGACTGTGTCAGGACAGCTTCACTTGGAGATAATCACTGG GGCATTTTTGAGAGCGTACAGTTTTGGTCCAACATTTCGAGCGGAGAAGTCCCCCGGTAGATATCACTTAGCAGAATTCTACATGATAGAGGCTGAGATAGCCTTCACCAAGTCTCTGGACTGTGTGATACAG GTGATGGAGGACCTTGTTAAATCTGTCACCACCAGCGTGTTTGACAAACATGAGTCTGCTATACAGGACCTTTGGAAACAGTCCAATGTTGAACACATCTCGAGCATTGCTGATAgacttacaaaaaacaaatatataag GATGACCTATACAGATGCAGTGAATGTTCTAAAGCAAAATTCTGAAAAATTGTCTTCCATACCAAAT TGGGGCTGTGATTTGTCAAAGGAATATGAGCAGTTCCTAGTGCGATACTGCGACAATGTACCAGTGTTTGTGACAGACTTTCCTGCTGACTTGAAACCATTCTACGCCAGAACAAATTCAGATGAAAAAACA
- the LOC127878224 gene encoding alpha-ketoglutarate dehydrogenase component 4-like isoform X2: MKVLKMKMSALARTLQAVKPHVPSIKFPVRSTEALTTSGTHKHSVSHVPAITPSPAPVKPVVTSSASEKIPSRYQRKKISKEEMEYIERGGPE, encoded by the exons ATGAAAGttctaaaaatgaaaatgtctGCATTGGCAAGGACACTGCAG gCTGTCAAGCCACATGTTCCATCAATCAAATTCCCAGTACGGTCAACGGAAGCTTTGACAACAAGTGGAACTCATAAAC ACTCGGTTTCCCATGTGCCAGCTATCACACCATCACCAGCTCCTGTTAAACCTGTGGTCACTTCATCAGCCTCAGAAAAGATTCCTTCCCGATATCAGCGCAAGAAAATCTCCAAAGAAGAAATGGAATATATAGAG AGAGGTGGACCAGAGTAG